In Pseudonocardia sp. DSM 110487, the sequence CGGCGTCGCGGGCGAGCTCCCCGAGGCACTCCCGCTGGCCGTCGACGTCTCCGACCCGGATTCGGTGGCGGCGGCGTTCGAGCGCATCGATGCCACCTACGGCCGGCTCGACCACGTCGCGCACTGCGCCGCGGTGATCGCGGCGACACGCTTCCTCGAGGCGGACGCGGCGCACTGGCGGCGGGTGCTCGACATCAACCTGGTCGGATCCGCCCTGGTGACGCAGCAGGCGCTGCACCGGATGCTCGAGGCAGGGAACGGAACAATCGTGCTGGTCGCCTCCGACGCCGGCTTCCGCGGCGGCGGTGGCGTGATTGCCGACGCCCCGTACGCCGCGAGCAAGGCCGGTGTGCTCTCGATCGTGAAGTCGGTGGCCCGCGAGTTCGCCGGGCGCGGCGTCCGGATCAACGCGCTCGCGCCCGGGCCGTCCGACACCCCGCTGCACAGCGGCATCCCCGCCGAGGTGAAGGAGCGGATCGCGGCGGGGCTCCCGATGCGGCGGATGGGCGACCCGGCCGACATGGCCGGTGCCATCCTGTTCCTCAGCTCCGCGGTGGCGTCCTTCGTCTACGGCGCGACGCTCGACGTCGACGGCGGGTCGATGCTCCGATGAGACGAGCGAGCGGAACGCGCAGACCGCGTCCTCGGCAGGCCGACATCGCCAAGGTGGCCGGGGTCTCGCAGGCCACCGTGTCGCTCGTGCTCGGCGGGAAGCCGGACGTCGTCGGCCTCGCCGCCGGCACGGTGCAGCGCGTGCACGCGGCGGCGAAGGAGCTGGGCTACGTCGCCGACCCGGCGGCGCTGCGGCTGGCCCGCAGGCAGAACTACCTGCTCGGCGTGCACACGTTCAGCGCCACGTTCCCGGTCGACATCGAGAACTCCTACTACCCGTTCCTCGCCGGCATCGAGGAGCAGGCGGGGGCGCGCGGCTACGACATCGTGCTGTTCACCGGCGCCGCACCGGCGAGCCGGCAGGCGCCGGGGCGGGCCGACGCGATCCACCGCCTGCGGCTGGCCGACGGTTGCATCCTGTTCGGCCGCAAGGTCCCGCGCGACGAGATCGGGCGGCTGCTCGACGACGATTTCCCGATCGTCTACATCGGACGCCGGAACGAGCTCGGCGACCGGCTGCCCTACGTCGGCGCCGACTACGTCTCCGCCAGCCGCGACGTCGTCCTCCACCTCGCGGGGCTCGGCCACGAGAAGATCCGCTACGTCCGGGAGCAGGACGTCGCACTTGCGTCCGAGGACCGCCAGGCCGGTGTGCTGCAGGGGCTCGCCGATGCCGGGTTCGCCGGCGGCGCGCCGCCCGTGCTGGCCGCCGCGGCGGAGGAGGTCACCGCCGACTGGGTGCGGGCCGAGGTCGAGGCCGGGGTCACGGCCTTCGTCACGGAGGCCACCGACACCAGCGTCGTCGCCCGCGCCGTCACCCGCGCGATCGCGGGGGCGGGCCTGCGGTGCCCGCAGGACGTGTCGCTGGCGATGCTCGGCGAGTACGTCGTGCAGCCCGCGGGTGAGCCCGTCCCGACCGGGTTCGCCGTGCCGCGCCGCGAGATGGGCCGGGCCGCGGTCGATCTCATGATCGACCTGCTCTCCGGCACACCCGTGCCTGCGCCTCGCCGGCAGTCCCTGATGGCCTGCGCGTTCGTGCCGGGCGAGACCACCGGTCCCCGTACCCCCTAGGAACAGGAGAGAAGTGCTCGAACTGCGTGCTGACGTGCTCGTCGTCGGAGGTGGCCTCGGCGGTGTCGCCGCGGCCCTCGCCGCCTGCCGGGCGGGTCGCGACGTCGTGCTGACCGAGGAGACCGACTGGGTCGGTGGGCAGCTGACCAGTCAGGCCGTGCCGCCGGACGAGCACCCGTGGATCGAGCAGTTCGGCGCGACCGCGTCCTACCGCGCGCTGCGCGACGGGATCCGCGAGCACTACCGCCGCTGGTACCCGCTGCGCGCGGAGGCCGCCCGGCTGGCGAACCTCAACCCTGGTGCCGGCCGGGTGAGCAAGCTCTGCCACGAGCCGCGGGTCTCCCTCGCCGTGCTGGAGGCGATGCTGGCTCCGCACCGCGCGGCCGGACGGCTGACCGTGCTGCTGGAGACGGTGCCGGTCGGCGCGGAGTGCGACGGCGACCGCGTCGGCCCGGTCGAGCTGCTCAACCGGCGCGACGGGCGGCGGATCGTGGTCTCGGCGCCGTACGTCGTCGACGCGACCGAGACGGGCGACCTACTGGCACTGACGAAGACCGAGTACGTCACCGGGGCCGAGGCGCAGTCCGAC encodes:
- a CDS encoding SDR family NAD(P)-dependent oxidoreductase — translated: MKPWQSFRVDEFAGRVALITGAASGMGRETARAFAEHGADVVLADVDAGALDGVAGELPEALPLAVDVSDPDSVAAAFERIDATYGRLDHVAHCAAVIAATRFLEADAAHWRRVLDINLVGSALVTQQALHRMLEAGNGTIVLVASDAGFRGGGGVIADAPYAASKAGVLSIVKSVAREFAGRGVRINALAPGPSDTPLHSGIPAEVKERIAAGLPMRRMGDPADMAGAILFLSSAVASFVYGATLDVDGGSMLR
- a CDS encoding LacI family DNA-binding transcriptional regulator; this encodes MRRASGTRRPRPRQADIAKVAGVSQATVSLVLGGKPDVVGLAAGTVQRVHAAAKELGYVADPAALRLARRQNYLLGVHTFSATFPVDIENSYYPFLAGIEEQAGARGYDIVLFTGAAPASRQAPGRADAIHRLRLADGCILFGRKVPRDEIGRLLDDDFPIVYIGRRNELGDRLPYVGADYVSASRDVVLHLAGLGHEKIRYVREQDVALASEDRQAGVLQGLADAGFAGGAPPVLAAAAEEVTADWVRAEVEAGVTAFVTEATDTSVVARAVTRAIAGAGLRCPQDVSLAMLGEYVVQPAGEPVPTGFAVPRREMGRAAVDLMIDLLSGTPVPAPRRQSLMACAFVPGETTGPRTP